The DNA window GATCAAGGTGGACCTGGCGGCGATCGGCGGCTCGGCCCTCACATCGAACATCGCTGTGCCAAAGGCCGCCCCCGGATCTCCGGTGGCGGGGGGAGTGCCGGTAACGTACGTTCCGGCGCGAAACACCATTTTCCTCTCCCTTGCGCTAGGCTACGCCGAAACGCTGGGCACGGGGGACATCTTCATCGGCGTCAACGCGCTGGACTACTCCGGCTATCCGGACTGCCGCCCCGAGTACATAAGGGCTTTTGAGGCGATGGCAAACCTTGCCACAAAAGCGGCTGTGGAGGGAATTGTGCGGGTCCATGTGCGCACGCCGCTTATCAAAATGACAAAAAGGGAAATAATAGAAACGGGCGCAAAGCTGGGGGTGGACTTCTCGCTCACCGTGTCGTGCTACGATCCGGGCGTAAACGGCGAACCTTGCATGATGTGCGACTCTTGCCGCCTGCGCGCCAAGGGTTTTGCGGAAGCCGGGATGGCCGATCCGGCGTTAAAAAGCTGAACCGGCCTGGATTGCTTAATCCGGCTTGACTGTGGTGGACGAGGTTTTGGTCTCAGTCCCGCCACTGGACGGCGACTCTTTCTTCGCCCCGCCCGACCCGCTTTTCG is part of the Nitrospinota bacterium genome and encodes:
- the queC gene encoding 7-cyano-7-deazaguanine synthase QueC, with product MPDAVVLLSGGLDSATTLAFARSEGFSVYAISFDYGQRHRVELERGELIAKNLGAVERKVIKVDLAAIGGSALTSNIAVPKAAPGSPVAGGVPVTYVPARNTIFLSLALGYAETLGTGDIFIGVNALDYSGYPDCRPEYIRAFEAMANLATKAAVEGIVRVHVRTPLIKMTKREIIETGAKLGVDFSLTVSCYDPGVNGEPCMMCDSCRLRAKGFAEAGMADPALKS